ATTTATCAAGTATAAATTTCATGGTTGTGGTTAAAATTCTAAGCAATTGTTCTTCCATGGTTTCATGTGTTACTTGTCCAGGCTCCATGGCCCAAGGAAAATTATCCTCGCGCTAAAACACGCAAAAAATTATGGTGACAGAAATATGGATTTCTGTTTGAGTATATCCACGAAGTCTGTACATATGAAATTGCATGATGCATCATCACATGAGACACAGTAGACAAGCTGTTGCAATTTGATAATATAAAGttcgatctttttttttttatggatttatttgCTTTCATTTTATGACACACAGCGCTATTTCAATTTGATCATATTAGCTAGAATTTTGCATAATCATGCATAGATTGCGGTAATATAAAATCATATAATATCGAAATGTTCATAACCCATCCTCAGATGTCTCATTTTATGTATGTCCAAAACAAGTTATGTGTCCCTGTTCTTTTTCTTAGAAGTTGATCCATTACCAAATCCATTGTGCTTTAGTTTTCTAAGCCATGTGTATAACTCTGTTGGAATTTGTTCAGCAAATACAAGAGTAATTAGAATATGTTTATCATCTATCTTGTGAATCTTTTGACCTGTATCAATAGCATTAAAACTTCGAAAAGGATAAAACTAACTGGCAAATGATAAAGAATATCTGCAGTTCTTTCAAGACACATATATAGAAACTAAATGAGGCATTAGAGTAGGTATTCTCATTTGACTCTTGACTACACATGTACAGTTCAATGAATTTAAGCGCTCAACCTGTTTGCGTGCATGTTTCTTATAAAGAGTAAAGAATATATCATTCACTCTCGTGTCCCAAGAATATTTATCCATTTTATATCCAGTAAACCTAATGCTATCTTGAAAGCTTCGACAGTGGAAAACCATGAATTTATATTAAAGtggggaaaaaaaatgaagccaTACCAAAATGAAGATTTAACAGAGGAGAGTTGTATCAAATGTTTACGTAGAATGCCATATTGCTCTATTGAAAAAGAAACCATAAACTGAGCGATGCtaaatttttgttttctgactACCAACTGTTAGCCAACTAGTTCTCATCATTCCTCTGTAGCTAGGCATGGGGAGTGCTTTGGAAACGCTCTGTGGTCAAGCTGTTGGTGCCGGGCAACTTCACATGCTAGGAGTTTACATGCAACGATCATGGGTTATTACTGGGGTCACAGCATTGGTTCTATCACCAGTTTATGTGTTCACATCGCCCATCTTAAAGCTACTTCGGCAGTCCAATGCTATATCAGAAGTTGCAGGCAAATATACTATATGGATACTCCCTCAATTGTATGCCTATGCCATGAACTTTCCTCTGCAGAAGTTTTTCCAATCTCAGAGCAAGGTCTGGGTCATGGCTGTGATTGCTGGGGTGGTCCTGGGCATCCATGCTCTGCTAAATTGGATTTTCATAACAAAAATGGGTCATGGGTTGCTGGGTGCAGCAATAGTTGGGAACATTTCTTGGTGGCTTATAAATTTGGGTCAGATGATTTATCTTGTATCTGGCTTTTTCCCTGAAGCATGGAATGGCTTTTCTATGTTAGCATTCCAAAACCTGGCAGCTTTCGTCAAACTGTCACTTGCATCAGCAGTAATGCTATGGTAAGTACTGAGCTCCAAAATATGAAAAGCAATGGGcctattgttttaaaatatCCAAATTCTCTATATTTAACTGGAGCACTTTGATGACAGCTTGGAGCTATGGTATTATACTGCGGTTATTATTCTGGTTGGTTGCTTAAAAAATCCAGAAATTGCCGTCGGCGCTATTTCTATCTGGTTAGATGTTCCATCCTTTTGCCTGTCCATCATCGAAGATACCTGCTCGAGGAACCTTACTAATGTCTAAAACAACATTAAAAATCTTCTGATTTTCTGTTACAATGCATACCGATCAGTTGTGTATGCATAGGAGTTGCTTGGTCATCAAATGATTGAACATAAGATTTCTTCTAGCTGATGAATTGTTCGTTCTCTGTCAGCATGAACTATCAACTTTGGACATTGATGATAGCTCTTGGTCTTAATGCTGCAGTGAGGTAGGCTTTATCTCTTTGAAATTGTTTGCAGCTCCTGGCATCAAAGAATTGCTGCCACAAGTGGGTTGATATATTGTTTGTTTCTTACTTTGCAGTGTACGAGTATCTAATGAACTTGGAGCAAATCACCCAAAAGCGGCCAAGTTTGCTGTAATTGTTTCTGTTTCCACATCACTATTCTTTGGGTTCATTTTTATGGCCATAGTTCTCATCTTCAGAAAGCACATACCAAAGGTTTTCACAGATGCACCTGAACTGATGAGAGAAACATCCAAACTGGGATATCTTCTGGGTGCTACAATCCTTCTGAACAGCATTCAGCCTGTTCTCTCTGGTACCTTTTCTCTACAATACAGAAAAATGAGGCATTATAAGGTTCTTCAGCACTCAAAACGAATGGTATTTAATCGAAGGAGTCTCCCTAAAATTTGCAGGAGTGGCAATAGGAGCAGGTTGGCAAGCCCTCGTTGCCTTTATAAATATAGCATGCTACTACCTTCTTGGGTTGCCCTTAGGAGCCGTTCTTGGCttcaagctcaagcttaatgAACTAGTAAGACACTAAACAGACGAACCTGtgtttcttctacttttatttataattataagAATGACCTCTTGTTGACCATCAGAACGAGGTGAGTGAAGAaaagtatgtatgtatgtatgtaacaATGTATTTACAAATGTAAATATGTGTGTGTATTAATAACTCATCTATGTGATGCAGGGCATTTGGGTGGGGATGTTAGTGGGGACTCTGCTGCAAACAGTTATCCTGCTGCTGATTACATTCAGAACTAAATGGGAAAAAGAGGTAGATCAGATCATATTGCTTTTGAAACTTTTGCTTATGGTCCCTCGAATTGAATGCATTTTTTGTATGAATGAATCAACTCCAATATTCCAGATATAATCTCGAATGATGATAGAACGAAGGACTAAAAAGAACATAAGCAGTAGAGACTTGGAAGAGCCTTCATCGATGAAATCTGTAATAGACTTCACAGATCATGCTTTTATTGTATTCATCTTAAAAATTATCATATGCAAAATGAGACTGGCATGGGATGCAACACATGGGATGATGGAGGTGGTAAAAGACAACTAATATGTAAAAGGGAACAGCCTTCACTAAATTCTATCTAAATGAGTTTACAAGGAACTAGTTTTCTAGGAAAATGCTCTTCCTCATAATTTCATTCCAAAAAGGAGCTTACACATCCACTGCCACAAGTTTGTCCTTGCAAAAAGAGGCTCGTGATGGCTTTATATGTGTCAAAACTGGATGCAACTTGCAAGGCCAGTTTCAAATCACAATGTACAATAGTCTGAACTTTGCTGCCCCTGCCTCCCCTTTTTACATTGTGGTTATGATGAGTTTTGAAATGATATGCAGGCTGTGCAAGCAGAGGAGCGCATCAGGACATGGGGAGGGCAGCATGAGTCTCGATCAGCTTCATGCGAACAACAAGCATATGCTCTGTGAAGACGAACCTTTGTTCCATCAGTAAATAGCACCTAAAAAGTGCGACCTTCAACAGCATGAAATGCCATACCACAATTTCTCAAGGCCAAATTCCTGATGCTCATTAGAAGCTGCCAAAAAAGAACTAAATCGAAACAATGAGCTCTTAGCAATGAATTGTATCCTTTAGGATGTCCTTGACTCTGCTCCTGCAAGTCGAGCAATTTGATGGCTCTATTTTGCCTAATGAGGCAAATTTAGTTAGGAGCAATCCATATCATTCTCTTAACCTTGCAATGTATGAAGAGagaatttttataattattaatgCGGTCTTGGCGATCCAAACTTATATAAAGTAGAACAGTTGCCTGTACTTTGATACATTTTTTGCATCTATCTCAGTTCCAATATATAAAGTAGAACAGATGCCACCTGAAACAGTCACCACTGGAACTATGAAGGAATCCCAGTTGCTACCCAAAGAGCGACTAATGTCTTCTTAAATTCACAGAGCtagttgatattttttttatgctaaCTACAACCGACACATGTTAATGCTGCGACAGACCAAGTTTTCTTATAAAAATAAGGAATACAATGGAGACATCACTACCAGGCTTCAAATCCGGATCTCTTCAGGT
The sequence above is drawn from the Phoenix dactylifera cultivar Barhee BC4 unplaced genomic scaffold, palm_55x_up_171113_PBpolish2nd_filt_p 000007F, whole genome shotgun sequence genome and encodes:
- the LOC103712296 gene encoding protein DETOXIFICATION 33-like; translated protein: MGRLVAKSWDESKKMWHIGGPAILTGVLQFSIGFVTVAFVGHLGDVELAAVSIAQSVIEGFAFGFLLGMGSALETLCGQAVGAGQLHMLGVYMQRSWVITGVTALVLSPVYVFTSPILKLLRQSNAISEVAGKYTIWILPQLYAYAMNFPLQKFFQSQSKVWVMAVIAGVVLGIHALLNWIFITKMGHGLLGAAIVGNISWWLINLGQMIYLVSGFFPEAWNGFSMLAFQNLAAFVKLSLASAVMLCLELWYYTAVIILVGCLKNPEIAVGAISICMNYQLWTLMIALGLNAAVSVRVSNELGANHPKAAKFAVIVSVSTSLFFGFIFMAIVLIFRKHIPKVFTDAPELMRETSKLGYLLGATILLNSIQPVLSGVAIGAGWQALVAFINIACYYLLGLPLGAVLGFKLKLNELGIWVGMLVGTLLQTVILLLITFRTKWEKEAVQAEERIRTWGGQHESRSASCEQQAYAL